The Polycladomyces zharkentensis genome contains a region encoding:
- a CDS encoding antitoxin YezG family protein — translation MDHAKLDRMYQTIAQTVIEMIPEEWMKVYLYGEVMEGVQRTFFYYFPKASKEPVYFLDIIELFEVNEEEFEQLREQLNDHLKSLWKEFKQSGHEPWSTFMIVFDHTGKFNAEYGYKDLSDPATDFFERRLIWEYKYLGLIPKDDFARRILEEYLKDTEGKSD, via the coding sequence ATGGATCACGCAAAACTGGACAGAATGTATCAAACAATCGCCCAAACAGTGATTGAGATGATCCCGGAGGAATGGATGAAGGTATATCTATATGGAGAAGTAATGGAAGGTGTGCAAAGAACCTTTTTTTACTATTTCCCAAAAGCGAGCAAGGAACCCGTGTATTTTCTTGATATTATCGAGTTGTTCGAGGTGAACGAAGAAGAGTTTGAACAATTGAGGGAACAATTGAATGATCATCTAAAAAGCTTGTGGAAAGAGTTTAAACAAAGCGGGCATGAGCCGTGGTCCACTTTCATGATTGTCTTTGATCATACAGGTAAGTTTAATGCCGAATATGGTTATAAGGATTTATCCGATCCTGCAACGGATTTTTTTGAAAGACGGTTGATTTGGGAATATAAATATCTTGGTCTCATTCCAAAAGACGATTTTGCCAGGAGGATTTTGGAAGAATATTTGAAGGATACCGAAGGTAAAAGCGATTGA
- a CDS encoding SMI1/KNR4 family protein, whose protein sequence is MSKQLEWKYSHGKVEIHDIKKVEEKLGIRFPKMYVDIVLKHHPIRVFPNVLYLAGVRDIVLTDFASFNPESKYGLYILQIYEDIKDRLVDHVYPFVDEASGDCLCFDYREGKEEPKIVLWDHEEAAIDKKKGSSQFAIRLRNYLNCLEKVLVDDILSIAIYDV, encoded by the coding sequence GTGAGCAAACAATTAGAATGGAAGTATTCACATGGAAAGGTTGAGATTCATGATATTAAAAAAGTAGAAGAGAAATTAGGGATCCGTTTTCCTAAAATGTATGTTGATATCGTTCTAAAGCACCATCCAATAAGAGTATTTCCTAATGTTCTCTATTTGGCAGGGGTTAGAGATATTGTTTTAACTGATTTCGCATCGTTTAACCCAGAATCTAAATATGGATTATATATTTTGCAGATTTATGAAGATATAAAAGATCGCTTAGTAGATCACGTTTACCCATTTGTAGATGAAGCATCGGGAGATTGTCTTTGTTTTGATTACCGAGAAGGAAAAGAAGAGCCGAAAATTGTATTGTGGGACCATGAAGAAGCCGCTATTGATAAAAAAAAGGGCTCTTCCCAGTTTGCGATTCGTTTGAGGAATTACTTGAATTGCTTAGAAAAGGTTCTAGTTGATGATATACTGTCGATAGCTATTTATGATGTTTGA